A genomic region of Pristiophorus japonicus isolate sPriJap1 chromosome 20, sPriJap1.hap1, whole genome shotgun sequence contains the following coding sequences:
- the LOC139232617 gene encoding zinc finger protein 383-like, whose protein sequence is MEKPWECGDCGKGFRSPSLLDTHRRSHTGERPFTCSVCGKGFTILSNLIEHQRVHTGERPFTCSVCWKGFTNSSNLLAHQRIHTGERPFTCSVCGKGFTQSSSLLKHQRVHTGERPFTCCVCGKGFTQSCNLTAHQVVHTNRRPFQCSDCEKSFKSRSDLRKHQRIHTGERPFTCSQCGKRFTDRSTLLKHQRVHK, encoded by the coding sequence atggagaaaccatgggaatgtggggactgtggaaaaGGATTCCGTTCCCCGTCCCTGCTGgatactcatcgacgcagtcacaccggggagaggccgttcacctgctccgtgtgtgggaaaggattcactattTTATCCAACCTcattgaacaccagcgagttcacactggggagaggccattcacctgctccgtgtgttggaagggattcacaaaTTCATCCAACCTTCTGGCTCACCAGCGtatccacactggggagagaccgtttacttgttctgtgtgtgggaagggattcactcagtcatccagtctgctgaaacaccagcgagttcacactggggagaggccgttcacctgctgtgtgtgtgggaagggtttcacgcaGTCATGCAATCTCACTGCACACCAAGTTGTTCACACCAATAGGAGACCATTTCAATGTTCTGACtgcgagaagagctttaaaagcagaagtgATCTGAGGAAACACCAACGTatccatactggggagaggccgttcacctgctctcagtgtgggaagagattcactgaccgatccaccctgctgaaacaccagcgagttcacaagtga
- the LOC139232608 gene encoding zinc finger protein 256-like — protein sequence MCGKGFTELSQLVAHQRVHTGDRPFTCPECGKRFTQSSDLLTHQRVHTGERPFTCSECGKRFTQSSNLLTHQRVHTGERPFTCSQCGKGFAQLSTLQSHQRVHTGERPFTCSECGQGFTYSSDLLRHQRVHTGERPFTCSECGKGFTTSSKLLTHQRVHTGERPFTCSQCGKGFAQLCTLQSHQRVHTGEKPFTCSKCGKGFTCSSDLLRHQRVHTGERPFTCSECGKGFTTSSKLLKHQRVHTGERPFTCSECGKGFTGSSDLLKHQRVHTGERPFSCSECGKRFTGSSDLLRHQRVHTGERPFTCSECGKGFTCSSTLLTHQRVHTGERPFICSVCGKGFTGSSNLLRHQRVHK from the coding sequence atgtgtgggaagggattcactgagttatcccaacttgtagctcaccagcgagttcacactggggacaggcctttcacctgccctgagtgtgggaagcgattcactcagtcatccgacctgctgacacaccagcgagttcatactggggagaggccgttcacctgctctgagtgtgggaagcgattcactcagtcatccaacctgctgacacaccagcgagttcacactggggagaggccgttcacctgctcacagtgtgggaagggattcgctcagttatccaccctgcagtcacaccagcgagttcacactggggagaggccattcacctgctcagagtgtgggcagggattcacttattcatccgatctgctgagacaccagcgagttcacactggggagaggccgttcacctgctctgagtgtgggaagggattcactacatcatccaagctgctgacacaccagcgagttcatactggggagaggccgttcacctgctcacaatgtgggaagggattcgctcagttatgcaccctgcagtcacaccagcgagttcacactggggagaagccgttcacctgctcaaagtgtgggaagggattcacttgttcatccgatctgctgagacaccagcgagttcacactggggagaggccgttcacctgctctgagtgtgggaagggattcacaacgTCATCCaagctgctgaaacaccagcgagttcacaccggggagagaccgttcacctgctctgagtgtgggaagggattcactgggtcatccgacctgctgaaacaccagcgagttcacaccggggagagaccgttcagctGCTCAGAGTGTGGAAaacgattcactgggtcatccgacctgctgagacaccagcgagttcacactggggagaggccgtttacctgctctgagtgtgggaaaggattcacttgttcatctaccctgctgacacatcagcgagttcacactggggagaggccgttcatctgctcagtgtgtgggaagggattcactgggtcatccaacctgctgagacaccagcgagttcacaagtga